The Silene latifolia isolate original U9 population chromosome X, ASM4854445v1, whole genome shotgun sequence genome contains the following window.
GCCCATTTGTTTATTGCGTGTGAATATAGTACGAGATGCCTTCAAATCTTGTCCTCTAGACTGGGGTGCCATCTACCCAGTCAGGACTGGTTTGCTTGGTGGAACAGCCAGAGTTTCCTTTCACAGAAGATCCAACATCAAGCTGCAATGCTGCTGCTAGCTCTCATATATTCCATCTGGTGGAGCAGAAACCATTGCAGAACCGAAAATGTCCTCTTGCGTCCAGAGTTCCTTATTGCTAGATTTGATAAAAATAGCTTCTTTGTAATGTAATGTGTGTGATTCTCCTTATAGTGTGGGAGTTAAAAAATGTTGAACAGTGAGATAGATTTGTTAGCTAGTTGATCTAAGAACGCTTGTATCTTGGTTATCTGATTAATATAAGTTTacctttttaccaaaaaaaaaatgtgatTAAAATTGAATGTGCAAATGTCactatatagaaagtgtaaatgtgatgatatagatagtgtaaatgtgatcctatgcaaagtgtaaatgtgaaatattatgaagtgtaaatgtgattaaaatagaaagtgtaaatgtcactatatagaaagtgtaaatgtgatgatatAGATAGTGTAAACGTTAtattatggaaagtgtaaatgtgatcatatgcaaagtgtaaatgtgaaataTTGTGAAGTGTAACTGTTATGGGTTTGTTCTCACATGCTCTAGGTCTTCATCCCGGTATTATCTGGCAATAATGATCATTACATCTGTGCTTGCATAAACTTCGCATCCGAGCAGATAGAGTATCTGGACAACCGTTCTTACGATGATGATTTTGAAAAGCTTCCATATTTTGGAATTGCGCGTATTGCGGTAATAACTATAAACAACATTCATAAATTACCTTTAGTGTATATGTATTCTGGAAATGTAAATGTTGTATTTAAATTGACTATTTTTTTAAATACCTTTACAGTGTGACTTAATGGGCAAGTTTCTGGAGTCTAAAGGGATTGCCAAAGTTTCAAAGGTCAGTGAGTTTAATTTTGTCAATGTAGAATTTAAATGGCAAGGTAGGGGTTATTCGAGGTTTGACTGCGGGCTTTACATGATGATACATATGTTGCTTTTCTGTGGGAAACCTTTTGACTGTGCCCTAGGGGAGAGGGATGTTATCAACCTCATCCGGGCTGAAGTTGTGTCGATCCTGGTCCTGAGTGACGTTAACAAAGTAAGGGAAGACGTTCGGCAAATGATATCTCAATTCAAGGTAAAGCATGCTCAAATACTGAATTCGGGCTCGAATGCTGCATAGAAGCGGAATCTGGACGATGAGGAAGAGATTACTTACAGTAAGCGGCCTCGTACCTCAAACCCACTCCCTAACCGTGTAGAAGGAAGCCCCGTGGTCAAACCTGTAGCCATACATGTGGAAAGAAGCCCTGTGGTCATACCTGCAGCTGTGCAGTCTTCAGGAAGCCAACCCATGTCAGCTGTAAGGAGCCGCCCTCGGGGCGGGGGtgaggggagggggggggggggagatggTCTGGGTTGCTCACTCGTTTGTGGGGCTACTAGTACTCAGACTCTTGTTGTCTCCACCTTCATACAGAACAATCAAACTTTGGTCAGGGGTGTTAGATCGTATCGAAAGCATGCGGTGGACTATTGCTTCTTAGATGACCACACCTTTGAAAATCGTTAGTATCTCTCCAATTGTTATAACGTGTGAAATTAATTAcgatatttaatttttaaattgaTTACTATACGTGAGTTTCACAGCAGTGAATCAATATCTTGGTTCAATAGGCATGCTGCGCTACGCCGGTTAGACATCATGTCCATTCTTCCTGAGGTTGTAATATTGCCAGTTGTGATTGAGTCCTGGGCTGTGTTGCTCAACCACTTGGAGTCGGCTGAATACTTACTTCCTAGGATGACCTTCTTTGGGTTACGTCATATGGTACACCCCCCAAAGCCTAAAATTCATATATTATTTTCTTGGTTATTATGTAATCTCAATCACTTCTGTGAACAGGAGTGTATCATGCAGCTGTTGGATATTCCTGAACCAGGTTCACAGTGCAATGCCATCAACGATCGGCTGTACCTAATTTGGGATACCTTCATCCAGGACTGTGATAAAACTTTCAACCTGAATGCTGAGTTTATCTTCATACTCGTTAACATTGGTGGGCACTTTGCATGCGTATGTATAAATTTCAAAGCACAAACGGTCGATCTCCTTGACTACCAACCTCATCCTAACTGGGACCAGTCTGAAATGTGCAAAGTTGCTCGTCTTGTTGTAAGTCCGATGCCAATAAATCACTTTCGAATAGGATGAACAAtatattgtttatttaattttatgtGCTTTCATTGCAGGCATCAGCGATTAGCGATTATTTGGATCCTAGAACCGTCAACAGGGGATACAAGATTACTAGCTTTGAGCTTCGAAAAATCCCGTTCAGGCGCCAAATACCCCTTCCTAACATAACAGAATCAGGGATATTCTGTATGATATATATGCTGATTATGAGGGTGAACCTTTTGAGCATCCAGACTTGGAGAGGAAGAGAAATCGACGGTACTTGGTAGTCGAGTTGGTGGCGACCCTTGTACTAGCTGACATAAACATCAACAGAGACGTTTTCACGGCGAAGGTGGATGAGTTTATAGCTGGAAAAGATGAATTATTGGGGAAGTTACAAAAGAAGCGCAAAGTGAAGAATGTTTTGGTGAAAAAGTAAACCATTTGGGgacatattgttttttttttggttgttctTGACTATTCGTATTTTGGTTGGCAATGTTGAAACTAATGTCTGTAATGGTATCGGGTTTTTGTGGACATGTCAGGCAGTTGTTATGATAATTGACAagcaattgaaattgaattttagTTTCATTCagattcaaagtgtaaatgtgacgatattcaaagtgtaaatgtgtcaTTCACATGAAAGTGCTTTTgagagtgtaaatgtgatgagatgggaagtgtaaatgttaacacactgaaagtgtaaatgtgtcaTACGCATGAAAGTTTCATTGAATAAGGTAGGGTTAGATATGATTTAATCATAAGTGTAAATGTTACTtgaaataacattgtcaattcaAATAAGTTCAAGTAACACAATGTTTGGCAATCCAATAAAACAGAGACATTTTGGTCTTATGACAGTGTAACTCTGACGCAGTTGAAAGTTACGTTGCCATGAGACCAATTTCTAATCCCTCGTTCCAGTGATATCACATCAAAGTTTAAAGTTACACATTCAAAATACAAAAGCTATATTATCACTGCTGTGACGTCTATTCTTCTTCTGATTCCAGCTCTTCCTCTCCTCTCTTTCATCTTCTTCTGGGTCAGACGACCCCTCGCACAATGGTGTGTGTGCTGAAAAGGGGTTAGGGAAGTTCCTCTTGTCGTGATTTGATATTCTCTTGCAATTCTTAAACTTGCGCTTGGGTTTTCTACCCAAGGCCAATGCTTTTGTTTTGGCTGACAACATCCTTTTACCGATACCCTTGTTTTTCGAATTCTTAGGTGGTAATATCGTCACTACCTCACTGGCCGTACAATGCAGAATTTGctccatttgttgatttttattcaaCACTTCCCCTAACGGTGATACGGTACCCTTAAATCCCCTAATTATAGCGGAGAAGCTTTCAACATTAGTCACACCTTTGCCTCGAAGGAGCCCTACAGTCTGATTAACCTCcgaccacatttttgtcatcgcAATTTATTTTTCATCGATGACTCCCATGTTGTCTGTCCCTTCATCATTACAATTGAACATCCTTAATCGAAGATACTCTTTCGTCCATCTATTTACAACATAATCGTCTGGTATAGTCTTCATCCCATTTGTTGAAAAAAATCCATATTATATGGCGGCATAGGATGCCGGTTCTTTCAAACATTGTACATCTGCAGCTTTCTTTACGTGTACCTGGGTCATCAGTTAAGGCTATCATGTAAGTGTGAATGTTGCAAACAGTGTAAGTGattatatggaaagtgtaaatgttattatatggaaagtgtaaatgtaatattatgGAATGTGTAAATGTTAtattatggaaagtgtaaatgtcatattatGGAAAGTGTAATTGTTATTATATGGCGGCATAGGATGCCGGTTCTTTCAAACATTGTACAACTGCAGCTTGCTTTACGTGTACCTGGGATATCAGTTAAGGCTATCATGTAAGTGTGAATGTTGCAAACAGTGTAAGTGattatatggaaagtgtaaatgttattatatggaaagtgtaaatgtcatattatGGAAAGTGTATAAGTTATATTATGTAATGTGTAAATGTTATATtaaggaaagtgtaaatgtcatattatggaaagtgtaaatgttacgatatgaaaagtgtaaatgtgatgatatggaaagtgtaaatgttacgATATGGAAAATGTAAATTAAATTACCTGGACTATATGCAACTTCAAAATTCTTTCCTCTGGTCGAATCTTTGACAGTAGTCACCTCCAGCTCGCCTCTCTCACTGAAACCTCCGGTTCTACATGTATCAATTGAGTATATGGCCTCTTCCTTGAAGGTGTAGAAAGTTGAATAGGTGTACACCTTTGCAGCAAGACTCTCTAACGCCAAATGTGTTGACGTCTTCGCGGACGAGTGCTTATCACTGTTGTCAAGCTGCTTTTGTGTATGCCTTTGTTGGCCCATAGCGctctcaaaacgcatccaaaactcaaccaatGTTCCTGACTTATGCTCAAACCTCTTAAAAAAtctattttcgctctctgatctttaAGTCATCCTCATAACAGACGTCATCTTCAAGTCTCCGCAAAGCGCCATCACCCACTGTCCCCTTATAGCATACGTATCCGCAAACCAATCATGGGCACCAACTCTATGCTCTTCAATAATTTGCTCCCACATAGCATCGAATTCTGCTGCTTCAAGTTCCTCATCCCATATAGTTTCATTAAGTTTACACATGAAGTCATTATAATCACTCCTAGAGACACCAAACTTCTTGGGcattttgttcattatatgccacatacaaaACAGATGGCACGCTGTCTTGAAAACAAGAGGGACAGATTTGATAATCCCCGGGTCCTGATCTGTAATTATGTACTCGGGTTCCTTACCCCCCATTGCATGTAAAAATCGGTTGAAAACCCAATTAAATGACTCATAATCTTCCCTTGCAATTAGAGCCCCACAGAACGTCACTGAACGTTTATGGTGATCCACACCGGTGAACAGTGTGAAAACCATAGAATACTTATTTGTGAAGTAAGTTGGGTCGAATGACACCGTATCACCAAATAGCTTGTAGTTCTCTCGGGCAGTACCGTCCGCCCATATAGCCCTACATAGGCTGCCATCATCGTCAAGATCGTAGTCAAAGTAGAAACCTATTCTTGTTTCAGTCATTTCCTTAAAATGGTCTACGAACAACTGACCATCACGTTCGTGAATGAAACATTGAACATCcctatggaagttcttaaaatcatttaagctTGCCCCAATGTTTTCAAATCCATTCACCTGTTCTTTGCAGATTTTGTAGGTCTTTGTTGCTCATATCTTCAGCTGTCAATTAATAACAAATATTGAATTAATAACAGGTATATATAACGTGAATTGATTTATTGAATTAATATTGACAGTGATGATATATTACTAACCCTTGAGTTCGAAACGATTATCATCTTGTGATAATTTGTTATGTTGCGTGACAATTTCTGGAACTCTCTGTCCTTAAGTGAGATAAGCTCGTGATTGTGACCCTcgtggaatcggtcaattactagaACACCATTCTTCATATATAGTCTTATCCTCGCTTTACACCCCACTCTAGTAACTCTGAATCTCTTCTGTGAATTCTCTCCAATTAGTCCGTCACTTTGATCTTTACTCGGTGCCTTGTGAGTGAAACCTTCTCGATTGCAAACAACAAGCTTTGACTTGATCTCTCTGCCACGCCACTTTTTCGTTGTGTACCTACGCacatcaaacccacaagcaattGCGTATATCTTATAAAATGTTACTGCGTCCTCAATCCCCCCAAACTCCTGCCCGATGTACGGTGTAAACCTCTTTTCAACCTCCCTGCACAATTCCTGCCTGTCAGGCTACACTCCATTTTTGTTAAGTGAATCTGTAAATAGGACTTGTCAATACAGTTCagagagtgtaaatgtaaaaaatgaattttaaatataACAGATAAAAAGTgtaaatataagtgtaaatgtaaagaggatcaaagtgtaaatgtcaaatgCAAGTGAAAACGTAAAAagtataagtgtaaatgtgaatcaGATAAAAAATGTaaatgtaagtgtaaatgtaaagaggatcaaagtgtaaatgtgaaatgCAAGTGAAAACGtaaaaagtgtaagtgtaaatgtgaatcaGATatagtgtaagtgtaaatgtcatcagatatgaagtgtaagtgtGAATGTTTTAAACAATCCATTTATCTTAGactgtaaatgtaaagaaaagcaaagtgtaaatgtaagtgtaaatgtaaagaggatcaaagtgtaaatgtcaaatgCAAGTGAAAATGTTCCAGATATGATGTATAAGTGTGATCGTGGATGTCCAAATTGTCCCAAagtataagtgtaaatgtaaacgtccaaaagtgtaagtgtaaatgtcattagAAATGTAGTGTAAGTGTAAACGTAAACGTCCAAAAactgtaagtgtaaatgtcatcagaaATGTTGTGTAAGTGTGATGTTCTAAAAGTGTAAAAGAGCAATATCAATGTAAATGTCAATAGACGTGAAGTGTAAATGAGCAATTATCAATTTTTTAAATTCTTCATTTACAATGTAAGTGTAAATGATGTCACATTTGAATTTGCCATGGCCTTTaatttcactactacagatatagggtataacaacggttaaagacCGTTGTTTTATAAAAACGCGGACATTGTTAAAGCatccgttgttaaaggttttaacaacggttagtttttttaagaaacccgttataaaaaatattaacaacggttaaaaaccgttgtcgttacgagtcattcgttgtggaaagtgtgactaatttttggtgggaaagttataacaacggttacaatagaaaaaaaccattgttataactaaagacaacggttttttttaaataactgttgTGGAAAGTctgactaatttttggtgggaaagttataacaacggttacaatagaaaaaaccgttgttataactaaagacaacgggtttttttaaAATAACTgttgttattgtttttaaaaaaaataaaaaaaaataaaaatacaaaggattactgccaaaatccctcctgcatcaattaattatatattactagatgcattatTACTGTCAAAATCCCCG
Protein-coding sequences here:
- the LOC141617902 gene encoding protein FAR-RED IMPAIRED RESPONSE 1-like, giving the protein MTETRIGFYFDYDLDDDGSLCRAIWADGTARENYKLFGDTVSFDPTYFTNKYSMVFTLFTGVDHHKRSVTFCGALIAREDYESFNWVFNRFLHAMGGKEPEYIITDQDPGIIKSVPLVFKTACHLFCMWHIMNKMPKKFGVSRSDYNDFMCKLNETIWDEELEAAEFDAMWEQIIEEHRVGAHDWFADTYAIRGQWVMALCGDLKMTSVMRMT